The following proteins are encoded in a genomic region of Cryptomeria japonica chromosome 11, Sugi_1.0, whole genome shotgun sequence:
- the LOC131041835 gene encoding receptor like protein 22, giving the protein MAVTQINLALTTALVIILFTNPCVGRFYCPTQESRALLSFKDALNVSDGIFSSWVYGSDCCSEWDGISCNNFSYHVEWVNLSAYTNHAVQGVQSGVISGSLCNLRFLKYLILNSIGLTGTIPSCLGNLSHLHYLHLKNNSLSGIFAPVICQLTNLSSLDVSYNQLSGILPPCLQNLSFLKLLDINFNQFDKSLQLAGLSSLEQLYARNFSLHEHITSSVLALPSSLKILWLSSISASDTLFHNLAGLKFLSLSYCVLDISTTWIPRFQLGGIAIRSCSVGGRIPDWLFTQYSLQGLMLVDDNIVGEIPSWLFQNNAELMHLNLSGNHFHGSLIIPDRSVRWITVLDVSRNALTGIAPCQLPPHLKLLLLNDNALIGSIPQSLCNLTLLVKLDMSNNKLNGNIPACFANYKFIQVLNLRDNSLEGSIPHGLCCSSLIVRNNKLSGAFPPSITNCKTLQLLDIGHNNFSGDIPWSVGNLSAIKVLSMKGNSFSGTIPSKIVHLKQLQILDLSFNNLSGFIPQKIASLHAISVAREDGHVLSVSLKPYHIFLGDKGHKSYSELAVLEAWVYEIMSRDELDMIVKGLELHYPYILSTLTGIDLSNNQLNGHIPFDFGKLKGLRFLNLSRNNLSGIIPPSFGEMVQLESLDLSTNRFCGSIPAQFQSLTLLAFLNLSKNNLSGSIPQGGQMLTFENTAYSGNPYLEGCPLPTKCSWPKFSPLRPSTNDIQDRKEDSRKKISWYAIGLGLSHAAGFSCVMLLLSVREGWRKKYFKWVDKILKNLFPSIRNKRL; this is encoded by the coding sequence ATGGCTGTTACTCAGATTAACCTTGCCTTGACTACTGCACTTGTTATTATCCTTTTCACAAACCCATGTGTTGGTCGATTCTATTGTCCTACCCAGGAATCCCGAGCTCTTCTTTCCTTCAAAGACGCGTTGAATGTCTCTGATGGCATTTTCAGCTCTTGGGTTTATGGAAGTGATTGTTGCTCAGAGTGGGATGGCATATCATGCAATAATTTCTCCTACCATGTGGAGTGGGTGAATTTGAGTGCTTACACCAACCATGCAGTGCAGGGCGTGCAGAGTGGAGTCATATCTGGTAGTTTGTGCAACCTTCGTTTTCTCAAATACCTCATCCTAAATAGCATTGGTCTAACTGGTACTATTCCTTCCTGTTTAGGAAATCTCTCTCATCTTCATTATCTGCATTTGAAGAACAATAGCTTGAGTGGAATATTTGCCCCCGTGATTTGTCAGCTTACCAATCTTAGCTCCTTAGATGTCAGCTATAACCAACTCAGTGGAATATTGCCCCCATGTCTACAAAATCTTTCCTTTCTTAAGTTACTAGATATTAACTTCAACCAATTCGACAAGAGCCTTCAGCTTGCTGGTCTTTCCTCCCTTGAGCAGTTGTATGCTCGTAATTTTTCATTACATGAGCACATTACATCATCAGTGTTGGCGTTGCCATCCTCTTTAAAGATTCTCTGGCTCTCCTCAATTAGCGCTTCagatacattattccataatcTTGCTGGATTAAAATTTCTCTCTTTATCATATTGTGTACTGGATATTAGCACAACATGGATTCCGCGGTTCCAGTTAGGTGGCATAGCTATAAGGTCATGTAGTGTCGGTGGTCGAATTCCCGATTGGCTCTTCACTCAATATTCATTACAAGGATTGATGTTAGTTGACGACAATATTGTTGGAGAAATCCCATCCTGGCTATTCCAGAACAACGCTGAGTTGATGCACTTAAATCTCTCAGGAAATCATTTCCATGGCAGCCTTATTATCCCTGATAGATCAGTTCGTTGGATAACAGTGTTGGATGTGTCTAGGAATGCACTGACTGGAATCGCTCCATGTCAGCTGCCTCCACATCTAAAACTCTTGCTGCTTAATGACAATGCTCTGATCGGCTCTATTCCTCAGAGCTTGTGCAATTTAACTCTCCTTGTAAAATTAGATATGTCAAACAACAAGTTGAATGGAAACATTCCAGCATGCTTTGCCAATTATAAGTTTATTCAAGTGTTAAATTTACGAGATAATAGCTTGGAGGGAAGCATACCCCATGGGCTATGTTGCTCCTCATTAATTGTAAGAAATAATAAGTTGAGTGGAGCCTTCCCTCCCTCAATCACAAATTGTAAGACCTTACAACTACTAGATATTGGGCACAACAACTTTTCTGGGGATATTCCATGGTCAGTTGGAAATCTATCAGCGATTAAAGTGTTGTCGATGAAGGGTAACTCTTTTAGTGGCACCATTCCTTCAAAAATTGTCCATCTAAAGCAGCTCCAGATCTTAGACCTTTCATTTAACAATCTATCAGGTTTTATTCCACAGAAGATTGCGTCTCTACATGCAATAAGTGTAGCAAGAGAAGATGGTCATGTGTTATCTGTTTCGTTGAAGCCATATCATATATTTTTAGGAGACAAGGGCCATAAGTCATATTCCGAGCTTGCTGTTCTCGAGGCATGGGTATATGAAATTATGTCTCGGGATGAATTGGACATGATTGTGAAAGGCTTGGAACTGCACTACCCATATATTCTTTCCACACTCACAGGCATAGATCTCTCCAATAATCAATTAAATGGACACATTCCTTTTGATTTTGGAAAGTTGAAGGGATTAAGGTTTCTTAATCTATCAAGGAATAACCTCAGTGGAATAATTCCACCTAGTTTCGGGGAAATGGTTCAATTGGAGTCTTTGGATCTTTCTACAAACAGATTTTGTGGAAGTATTCCTGCACAATTTCAATCTCTGACTTTATTGGCATTCTTAAATTTGTCTAAAAACAACCTCTCAGGTAGCATCCCGCAAGGAGGACAAATGCTCACTTTTGAAAATACAGCATATTCTGGAAATCCATATTTGGAGGGATGCCCACTTCCAACGAAATGTTCCTGGCCAAAATTTTCTCCTCTCCGTCCTTCTACAAATGATATTCAAGATAGAAAGGAAGATTCTAGGAAGAAAATATCATGGTATGCGATTGGACTAGGATTGTCACATGCAGCAGGTTTTTCCTGTGTGATGTTATTGCTTTCAGTAAGAGAGGGGTGGAGGAAGAAATACTTTAAGTGGGTTGATAAGATTTTGAAGAATCTGTTTCCTTCCATCCGTAATAAGAGACTATGA